One window from the genome of Synechococcus sp. PROS-7-1 encodes:
- a CDS encoding phycobilisome rod-core linker polypeptide → MALPLLKYPLTSQNQRVSDQGGLTSELNRATFPSRGDRSAQIEKAYQQIFFHAMKCDRDVNLESQFLDGGITTRDFIRGLLLSRRFQEGYVSCNNNYRLVDQVVGRVLGRPVHGQNERISWSIVIAEKGFSGFVDAVLDSTEYLNAFGYDDVPSHRSRVIPGAPRGEMPIYQRFPRYGSEHRDMIWEQKLQTKAAPNQRPAWMQTPPAWAKTFWLGLALVGSVEILRILLIVAGSMLSTR, encoded by the coding sequence ATGGCACTTCCACTCCTGAAGTACCCGTTGACGAGCCAAAACCAACGCGTCAGCGATCAGGGTGGACTGACGTCCGAACTCAACCGGGCAACCTTTCCCAGCCGCGGCGATCGCAGCGCTCAGATCGAAAAGGCTTACCAGCAAATCTTCTTCCATGCCATGAAGTGCGACCGGGACGTGAACCTGGAGTCACAGTTCCTGGACGGCGGCATCACCACCCGTGACTTCATCCGCGGCCTGCTGCTTTCGAGGAGGTTCCAGGAAGGTTATGTCTCCTGCAACAACAACTACCGACTCGTCGATCAGGTCGTGGGACGCGTGCTTGGGCGTCCGGTTCACGGCCAAAACGAGCGGATCAGTTGGTCAATTGTGATCGCTGAAAAAGGTTTTAGCGGTTTTGTAGATGCTGTCTTGGACAGCACTGAATATCTCAATGCCTTTGGGTATGACGACGTACCAAGCCATCGATCACGGGTGATTCCTGGCGCTCCTCGCGGAGAGATGCCGATCTACCAGCGCTTCCCTCGCTACGGCAGCGAGCACAGGGACATGATCTGGGAGCAGAAGCTGCAAACGAAGGCTGCACCCAACCAGCGTCCCGCCTGGATGCAGACGCCACCGGCGTGGGCCAAGACTTTCTGGTTGGGCCTGGCCTTGGTCGGCAGTGTGGAAATCCTGCGAATCCTCCTGATCGTGGCAGGCTCGATGCTCAGCACCCGTTGA